A part of Trichocoleus sp. genomic DNA contains:
- the gcvP gene encoding aminomethyl-transferring glycine dehydrogenase codes for MSSEFFSNLQSTPESTPVGTVANGSQPLSGSAAAQAISPASASLISSIAPALGKGLPADFEQRHIGPATAEIQQMLETLGFETLEDLIGKAVPATIRLERPLHLDDPRNESEVLAELKTIAAQNQIFRSFIGMGYSNCITPPVIQRNILENPAWYTQYTPYQPEIAQGRLEALLNFQTMIIDLTGMEIANASLLDEGTAAAEAMTLSYGLYKGESKTFWVSEACHPQTIDVVQTRAKPLSIEVIVGDHQTFEFDRSVFGVLLQYPATDGAIYDYQDFIERAHQAGALVTVAADILSLTLLKPPGEFGADIAVGSTQRFGVPLGYGGPHAAYFATKDIYKRQIPGRLVGVSKDALGQPALRLALQTREQHIRRDKATSNICTAQVLLAVIASMYAVYHGAAGLKQIAQRVHSLTVQLATALQQAGYKIGTEPCFDTLRIEVGDQQAQILQLALDRQINLRPIGATAIGISLDETSTERDLFDLLTVFSVNPSSISCPTSLIPPALCRTSPYLTHPVFNAYHSETELLRYMYRLQGKDLSLTTAMIPLGSCTMKLNATSEMIPVTWAEFGQIHPFVPREQARGYQILFEQLEQWLAEITGFDGISLQPNAGSQGEYAGLLVIREYHESRSEAHRNICLIPESAHGTNPASAVMAGMKVVPIACDKDGNIDIADLKAKAEQHQANLSALMVTYPSTHGVFEEGIRQICEIVHANGGQVYMDGANMNAQVGLCRPADFGADVCHLNLHKTFCIPHGGGGPGMGPIGVKAHLMPFLPGHAVVDSNPNTKAIGAVSAAPWGSGSILPISWMYIALMGSAGLTKATEVAILNANYIAKRLEPYYPVLYKGSNGLVAHECILDLRQFKKTAAIEVDDIAKRLIDYGFHPPTVSWPVAGTVMVEPTESESKQELDRFCDAMIAIREEIREIEEGKVDRQNNLLKNAPHSAVSLLTDEWDRPYSRDRAAYPTQWTKDNKFWAAVARIDNAYGDRNLVCACLPMDAYQ; via the coding sequence ATGTCATCGGAGTTTTTCAGCAACCTCCAATCTACCCCTGAGTCAACCCCCGTTGGAACAGTGGCAAATGGCAGTCAGCCTCTATCAGGCTCTGCTGCAGCTCAGGCAATTTCTCCAGCCTCGGCTTCGCTCATCTCCTCGATCGCGCCTGCGTTGGGTAAAGGTTTACCAGCAGATTTTGAGCAGCGCCACATTGGACCTGCAACCGCCGAGATTCAGCAAATGCTGGAAACTTTGGGGTTTGAAACACTGGAAGACCTGATTGGCAAAGCAGTTCCGGCAACAATTCGGCTAGAGCGTCCGCTGCATTTGGACGACCCCCGCAACGAGTCCGAAGTCCTGGCAGAGCTAAAAACGATCGCCGCTCAAAACCAAATTTTTCGATCGTTCATTGGCATGGGCTACTCCAACTGCATCACGCCCCCTGTGATTCAGCGCAACATTTTGGAAAACCCTGCCTGGTACACGCAATACACCCCCTATCAGCCCGAAATCGCTCAAGGTCGTCTGGAAGCGCTGCTAAATTTCCAGACCATGATTATTGACCTGACAGGGATGGAGATTGCCAATGCCTCTTTGCTCGATGAAGGCACGGCAGCCGCAGAAGCGATGACCCTCAGCTATGGGCTGTACAAAGGGGAAAGCAAAACCTTTTGGGTGTCTGAAGCTTGCCATCCTCAAACGATCGACGTGGTGCAAACTCGCGCCAAACCACTAAGCATTGAGGTGATTGTTGGTGATCACCAAACATTTGAATTCGATCGTTCCGTCTTTGGGGTGCTGCTGCAATATCCGGCAACCGACGGGGCAATTTATGACTATCAAGATTTTATCGAGCGGGCACATCAGGCAGGCGCACTCGTCACCGTTGCTGCTGACATTCTCAGCCTGACGCTGCTGAAACCACCAGGCGAATTTGGGGCAGATATTGCCGTGGGCAGCACCCAACGTTTCGGCGTTCCTCTGGGCTATGGCGGACCCCATGCCGCTTATTTCGCCACGAAGGATATTTATAAGCGACAAATTCCCGGTAGGCTGGTTGGCGTTTCCAAAGATGCCCTTGGACAGCCCGCCCTGCGTCTGGCACTGCAAACTCGTGAACAGCACATCCGCCGCGACAAAGCCACCAGCAATATCTGTACGGCTCAAGTGTTGCTGGCAGTAATCGCCAGTATGTATGCCGTATATCATGGCGCTGCTGGGCTGAAGCAAATTGCCCAAAGAGTTCATAGTCTCACTGTCCAACTTGCCACTGCGCTCCAGCAGGCAGGCTACAAGATCGGCACAGAACCCTGCTTTGATACCCTCCGCATTGAAGTGGGTGACCAGCAAGCCCAAATCCTACAGCTTGCCCTCGATCGCCAAATCAACTTAAGACCAATCGGTGCAACAGCGATCGGCATCTCCCTCGACGAAACCAGTACTGAACGCGATCTCTTCGACCTTCTCACCGTTTTTTCTGTCAATCCTTCCTCTATCTCTTGTCCCACATCCCTGATCCCTCCTGCTCTCTGCCGCACCTCCCCTTATCTGACCCATCCCGTCTTCAACGCCTATCACTCGGAGACGGAACTGCTGCGCTATATGTATCGGCTTCAGGGCAAAGATTTATCCCTCACCACGGCAATGATTCCGCTGGGGTCTTGCACTATGAAGCTGAATGCAACTTCAGAAATGATTCCTGTTACCTGGGCAGAGTTCGGGCAAATTCATCCTTTTGTGCCAAGAGAGCAGGCGCGGGGCTATCAAATTTTGTTTGAGCAGCTTGAGCAATGGCTGGCAGAAATTACTGGTTTTGATGGCATTTCGCTGCAGCCAAACGCTGGCTCTCAGGGCGAATACGCGGGGCTGCTGGTGATCCGGGAATATCACGAGTCGCGGAGTGAGGCACATCGCAATATTTGTTTGATTCCTGAATCTGCTCACGGCACGAATCCGGCAAGTGCAGTCATGGCAGGAATGAAGGTTGTGCCGATCGCCTGTGACAAAGACGGCAATATTGATATTGCGGATCTTAAAGCCAAAGCAGAGCAGCATCAGGCAAATCTCTCGGCGCTGATGGTGACTTATCCCTCCACGCATGGCGTATTTGAGGAAGGAATTCGGCAGATCTGTGAGATTGTTCACGCGAACGGTGGGCAGGTCTATATGGACGGAGCCAATATGAATGCTCAGGTGGGGCTGTGCCGTCCGGCAGACTTTGGCGCAGATGTTTGCCATCTCAACCTGCACAAAACTTTCTGCATCCCTCACGGTGGCGGGGGTCCGGGGATGGGACCGATCGGCGTTAAAGCCCATCTGATGCCGTTTTTGCCAGGTCATGCGGTTGTTGACTCCAATCCCAACACTAAGGCGATCGGGGCAGTTTCGGCTGCACCCTGGGGTAGCGGTAGCATCCTGCCGATTTCCTGGATGTATATTGCCTTAATGGGCAGTGCTGGATTGACAAAAGCAACGGAAGTCGCCATTCTCAACGCAAATTACATCGCCAAGCGGCTAGAGCCTTACTATCCTGTGCTCTATAAAGGCAGCAATGGGTTAGTGGCGCATGAGTGCATTCTGGATTTGCGGCAGTTCAAGAAAACGGCGGCGATCGAAGTTGACGATATTGCAAAACGCTTGATTGATTATGGTTTCCATCCACCCACGGTGTCCTGGCCTGTTGCAGGGACGGTGATGGTTGAACCGACGGAAAGCGAATCAAAACAGGAGCTAGACCGCTTCTGCGATGCAATGATTGCCATCCGCGAGGAAATTCGTGAGATTGAAGAGGGCAAAGTCGATCGCCAAAACAACCTGCTCAAAAATGCCCCCCACTCCGCAGTAAGCTTGCTAACCGATGAGTGGGATCGTC